A region of Massilia sp. WG5 DNA encodes the following proteins:
- a CDS encoding glycosyltransferase family 39 protein, with amino-acid sequence MKPVRLPAAATLALPRWALYALGLLYILPGLIGRDPWKDDAASFGIMWTMAHGGFRDWLLPNIAGLPSPEEGPLAFWLGALCVKLFGWLVGDVLAARMSTIGIFVLGTVSLWQTAFRLGRRAEAQPLRLAFGGQPEPDDYGRTLADTAVLIYLGCLGLLLQSHETLAVTLQGSLLAWYLYRSVRYIEEPSTRNAVLTGVVLGALALTRGVASPIVLLAALFLCNRFLKMPARPTLRNVGLAAGTAVLIMLVWILPALLAKPYGMSPVSEWLSWNASQLGMPSWHSIKAFFRVGIWFCWPAWPFAAWAAWAWRRQHGMLHIILPTCFVGLLVLLVVCDPVPENGDLLKLLPPMALMAAFGLPTMKRGTINAIDWFSVMVLSLLGGLIWLFWVAKLSGWPAQFAKNALKLVPGFKPEFGIVAFIVAAATTVGWFVLVHWRLSRQPSVLWRAVVLSSGGLIMLWVLLMTLFLPDLNYGKSYASVAQQIAARLPSGADCIETNVGPAQRASFAYFGHLPFAGVAGGKCNYLLLQDSMKKTSEDGRADAARQSVIQTGDGPRGGEIVLDEFRPRDWTLLWEGRRPSDRDERFRLYQRR; translated from the coding sequence ATGAAACCAGTCCGCCTCCCCGCCGCCGCCACCCTCGCGCTGCCACGATGGGCCCTGTATGCACTTGGCCTGTTGTACATCCTGCCGGGCCTGATCGGGCGCGATCCGTGGAAGGACGATGCCGCCAGCTTCGGCATCATGTGGACCATGGCCCACGGCGGATTCCGGGACTGGCTGCTGCCCAACATCGCCGGCCTGCCCTCGCCCGAGGAAGGCCCGCTGGCCTTCTGGCTGGGCGCGCTGTGCGTCAAGCTGTTCGGCTGGCTGGTGGGCGACGTGCTGGCGGCGCGCATGTCGACCATCGGCATCTTCGTGCTGGGCACCGTGTCGCTGTGGCAAACGGCGTTCCGCCTGGGCCGGCGCGCCGAAGCCCAGCCGCTGCGGCTCGCGTTCGGCGGCCAGCCCGAACCCGACGACTATGGCCGCACCCTGGCCGACACCGCCGTCCTGATCTACCTGGGCTGCCTGGGCCTGCTGCTGCAAAGCCATGAAACCCTGGCCGTCACCCTGCAGGGCTCGCTGCTGGCCTGGTACCTGTACCGCTCGGTGCGTTATATCGAAGAACCCAGCACGCGCAACGCGGTGTTGACCGGCGTGGTGCTCGGCGCCCTGGCCCTGACCCGCGGCGTCGCCTCGCCGATCGTCCTGCTGGCGGCGCTGTTCCTGTGCAACCGCTTCCTGAAGATGCCGGCCCGCCCTACCCTGCGCAACGTGGGCCTGGCCGCCGGCACCGCCGTGCTGATCATGCTGGTCTGGATCCTGCCCGCCCTGCTGGCGAAGCCGTACGGCATGTCGCCGGTCAGCGAATGGCTGTCCTGGAACGCCAGCCAGCTGGGTATGCCGAGCTGGCATTCGATCAAGGCCTTCTTCCGGGTCGGCATCTGGTTCTGCTGGCCGGCCTGGCCTTTCGCCGCCTGGGCCGCCTGGGCCTGGCGCCGCCAGCACGGCATGCTGCACATCATCCTGCCGACCTGCTTCGTCGGCCTGCTGGTGCTGCTGGTGGTTTGCGATCCGGTGCCGGAAAACGGCGACCTGCTCAAGCTGCTGCCGCCGATGGCGCTGATGGCGGCCTTCGGCCTGCCGACCATGAAGCGCGGCACGATCAACGCGATCGACTGGTTCTCGGTGATGGTCCTGAGCCTGCTGGGCGGCCTGATCTGGCTGTTCTGGGTGGCCAAGCTGAGCGGCTGGCCGGCGCAATTCGCCAAGAATGCGCTCAAGCTGGTGCCGGGCTTCAAGCCCGAATTCGGCATCGTCGCCTTCATCGTCGCCGCCGCCACGACGGTCGGCTGGTTCGTGCTGGTGCACTGGCGCCTGTCGCGCCAGCCCTCGGTGCTGTGGCGCGCCGTGGTGCTGTCGTCGGGCGGACTGATCATGCTGTGGGTGCTCCTGATGACGCTGTTCCTGCCGGACCTCAACTACGGCAAGAGCTACGCCAGCGTGGCCCAGCAGATCGCCGCGCGCCTGCCGTCCGGCGCCGACTGCATCGAGACCAATGTCGGCCCGGCCCAGCGCGCCTCGTTCGCGTATTTCGGCCACCTGCCCTTTGCCGGCGTCGCCGGCGGCAAGTGCAACTACCTGCTGCTGCAGGACAGCATGAAGAAGACCAGCGAGGATGGACGCGCCGACGCCGCGCGCCAGAGCGTGATCCAGACCGGCGACGGTCCGCGCGGCGGCGAAATCGTGCTGGACGAATTCCGCCCCCGCGACTGGACCCTGCTGTGGGAAGGCCGCCGCCCGTCCGACCGCGACGAACGCTTCCGCCTGTACCAGCGCCGCTGA
- a CDS encoding FxDxF family PEP-CTERM protein, with amino-acid sequence MKLKSLVLSALIAGAALASQGVAAQAIDRSVPLVTAGDGVGGFNAHFGDTFTASTVGSTFSDIFTFNIGSPFDAASSVTSSYLNTPQTKDLLITGLSLYRYDPVTMAVMGTAIAGINETGFGSNPTDSWSLSAYGLASGNYALKVDGRVMGAGGGAFGGDLTVSPVPEPQTWGMLLAGLGLLGVAARRQLVPSRIRKPRA; translated from the coding sequence ATGAAACTGAAATCTCTCGTTCTGAGCGCCCTCATCGCGGGCGCGGCGCTCGCCTCGCAAGGCGTCGCCGCCCAGGCGATCGACCGATCCGTTCCGCTAGTGACAGCGGGCGATGGCGTGGGCGGCTTCAACGCGCATTTCGGCGATACCTTCACGGCCTCGACCGTCGGCAGCACGTTCAGCGATATCTTTACCTTCAACATCGGTAGCCCCTTCGACGCCGCCTCCTCGGTGACCTCGTCCTACCTGAACACCCCGCAGACCAAGGATCTCCTGATCACCGGCCTCAGTCTGTACCGCTACGATCCGGTGACGATGGCGGTGATGGGCACGGCCATCGCCGGCATCAACGAAACCGGCTTCGGATCGAACCCGACCGATTCGTGGTCGCTGTCGGCCTATGGCCTGGCCAGCGGGAATTACGCGCTGAAGGTCGACGGACGGGTGATGGGGGCGGGCGGCGGCGCCTTCGGCGGCGACCTGACGGTCTCGCCGGTGCCGGAGCCGCAGACCTGGGGCATGCTGCTGGCCGGCCTGGGCCTGCTCGGCGTGGCGGCGCGGCGCCAGCTGGTGCCGAGCCGGATCCGGAAGCCTCGCGCCTGA
- a CDS encoding APC family permease: MKNKKIREIILGKALDPMQSETRHSMALVAFLAWVGLGADGLSSSAYGPEETFRALGAHTHLGLYMAVATAVTVFIIALAYNQVIELFPTGGGGYRVATKLVGPYMGLVSGCALILDYVLTIAISIASGVDALASFLPLGFQPYKLGAEAFFIGLLIVMNLRGLKEAIQILLPIFLGFVATHLVLIVYGIVAHASHLPALVPGTLAETRELAGGIGWAGVAGMLLLAYSQGGGTYTGLEAVSNNVNLLAEPRVRTGKMTMFYMALSLAVTAGGIILLYLLWEARPVHGETLNATTFRRIIASMGLGGDMLNHVVLAVVLAFEAGLLFVAANTGFLGGPSVLSNMASDSWVPHQFRYLSTRLVKQNGILVMGIAALAILFWTGGEVTLLVVLYSLSVFLTFAISLFGLCLYWWRHRKDTDNARWVRRFLLSLVGFVICAGILAILLVERFTQGGWATVLIVAAIAGLCVFIRNHYRETKLAIQSVDRVFEDQPFGPVKGSIDPDPDAQTAVFIVGTSRGGGLHALLWVLRMFPGHFKNFLFVNARTVDAHAYGGEGAMEQMRIDAARTLEYFVDFCQSHGMASASYIGFGTDAVEEVTRMCEQINREYPNTIFFTSKLIFASDNWFTRLLHNQAALAVQRRLHFEGLQMVILPMKV; the protein is encoded by the coding sequence ATGAAGAACAAGAAGATACGCGAGATCATCCTTGGCAAGGCGCTCGACCCGATGCAGAGCGAGACCCGCCATTCGATGGCGCTGGTCGCGTTCCTGGCCTGGGTCGGGCTCGGCGCGGACGGCCTGTCCTCGTCGGCCTACGGTCCGGAGGAGACCTTCCGCGCGCTGGGCGCCCATACCCACCTCGGCCTGTACATGGCGGTCGCCACCGCCGTCACCGTCTTCATCATCGCGCTCGCCTACAACCAGGTGATCGAGCTGTTCCCGACCGGCGGCGGCGGCTACCGCGTCGCCACCAAGCTGGTCGGACCTTACATGGGGCTGGTGTCGGGCTGCGCCCTGATCCTCGACTACGTGCTGACCATCGCGATCTCGATCGCGTCCGGGGTCGACGCGCTGGCGTCCTTCCTGCCGCTCGGCTTCCAGCCCTATAAATTGGGCGCCGAAGCCTTCTTCATCGGGCTGCTGATCGTGATGAACCTGCGTGGCCTGAAGGAAGCGATCCAGATCCTGCTGCCGATCTTCCTCGGCTTCGTCGCCACCCACCTGGTGCTGATCGTCTACGGCATCGTCGCGCACGCGTCGCACCTGCCGGCGCTGGTGCCGGGCACCCTGGCGGAGACGCGCGAACTGGCCGGCGGCATCGGCTGGGCCGGCGTGGCCGGGATGCTGCTGCTGGCGTACTCGCAGGGCGGCGGCACCTATACCGGCCTGGAAGCGGTGTCGAACAACGTCAACCTGCTGGCCGAGCCGCGCGTGCGCACCGGGAAGATGACGATGTTCTACATGGCCTTGTCGCTGGCCGTGACTGCCGGCGGCATCATCCTGCTGTACCTGCTGTGGGAAGCGCGGCCGGTGCACGGCGAGACCCTGAACGCCACCACCTTCCGCCGCATCATCGCCAGCATGGGGCTGGGCGGCGACATGCTGAACCATGTGGTGCTGGCCGTGGTGCTGGCCTTCGAGGCGGGGCTGCTGTTCGTGGCCGCGAATACCGGCTTCCTCGGCGGTCCCTCGGTGTTGTCGAACATGGCCTCGGATTCCTGGGTGCCGCACCAGTTCCGCTACCTGTCGACGCGGCTGGTGAAGCAGAACGGCATCCTGGTGATGGGCATCGCCGCGCTGGCGATCCTGTTCTGGACCGGCGGCGAGGTGACGCTGCTGGTGGTGCTGTATTCGCTCTCGGTGTTCCTGACCTTCGCCATTTCGCTGTTCGGCCTGTGCCTGTACTGGTGGCGCCACCGCAAGGACACGGACAATGCGCGCTGGGTGCGCCGCTTCCTGCTGTCGCTGGTGGGTTTCGTGATCTGCGCCGGGATCCTGGCGATCCTGCTGGTCGAGCGTTTTACGCAGGGAGGCTGGGCGACCGTGCTGATCGTCGCCGCGATCGCCGGCCTGTGCGTGTTCATCCGTAACCACTACCGCGAGACCAAGCTCGCCATCCAGTCGGTGGACCGGGTGTTCGAGGACCAGCCCTTCGGGCCCGTAAAGGGATCGATCGATCCCGATCCGGACGCGCAGACGGCGGTGTTCATCGTCGGCACCTCGCGCGGCGGCGGCCTGCATGCGCTGCTGTGGGTGCTGCGCATGTTCCCGGGCCACTTCAAGAATTTCCTGTTCGTGAATGCGCGCACGGTGGATGCGCATGCCTACGGCGGCGAGGGCGCGATGGAACAGATGCGCATCGATGCGGCCAGGACCCTGGAATACTTCGTGGATTTCTGCCAGAGCCACGGGATGGCGTCGGCGTCCTACATCGGCTTCGGCACCGATGCGGTGGAGGAGGTCACCCGCATGTGCGAGCAGATCAACCGCGAATACCCGAACACGATCTTCTTCACCAGCAAGCTGATCTTTGCCTCGGACAACTGGTTCACCCGGCTGCTGCACAACCAGGCGGCGCTGGCCGTGCAGCGCCGCTTGCACTTCGAGGGACTGCAGATGGTGATCCTGCCGATGAAAGTGTAG
- a CDS encoding integrase arm-type DNA-binding domain-containing protein: MPLTDTRVRQLKHTGKPTGDKYTDSRSLHLLVKEAGKYWRMSYRFDGKQRTLALGVYPSVTLAKARQLRDQARQLLSEGVDPVEAKRRDKVAKESAAKHSFEAVARDLLKLRACSLAPSTIRKNTAWLEKNVFPEMGMMPISKIEPRDVLFMLRKIEARGAIESTHKIRQLCGQVFRFAVASGLASRDVTFDLRDALPSVPEVHYAAITEPKQAAALMRSISNYSGHPYSRAALRLAPLFFVRPGVLRAAEWSEFDLDRGVWFIPATKMKIRQPHIVPLARQAVGILRSMHQLTGHAKYVFPSIRAKDRCMSENTINAALRAMGYSKDMMTGHGFRAMARTILDEVLGERVDLIEHQLAHAVRDANGRAYNRTTHLPARIEMMQRWADYLDQIALPQATS, translated from the coding sequence ATGCCCTTAACAGATACTCGCGTCCGTCAACTTAAACACACCGGCAAACCTACAGGCGATAAGTACACAGATAGCCGCTCACTTCACCTACTCGTCAAAGAAGCTGGGAAGTACTGGAGAATGAGTTACCGCTTTGATGGCAAACAGCGTACCTTGGCTCTAGGTGTCTACCCGAGTGTTACGCTAGCCAAGGCTCGTCAATTACGAGACCAAGCACGTCAGCTCCTCAGTGAAGGTGTCGACCCAGTTGAAGCGAAGCGACGAGACAAGGTTGCCAAGGAGTCCGCAGCGAAGCATAGCTTCGAAGCGGTGGCGCGGGACTTGCTCAAATTGAGGGCATGCTCCTTGGCGCCGAGCACGATCCGCAAGAACACTGCATGGCTCGAGAAGAACGTGTTCCCAGAGATGGGCATGATGCCAATCTCTAAGATTGAACCAAGGGATGTACTGTTCATGCTCCGGAAGATCGAAGCACGTGGCGCCATTGAGTCTACCCACAAGATCAGGCAGCTTTGCGGTCAGGTGTTTCGATTTGCCGTTGCTAGTGGATTGGCCTCGCGGGATGTCACATTTGACCTACGTGACGCCCTGCCATCTGTACCGGAGGTGCACTATGCCGCTATCACCGAGCCCAAGCAGGCGGCAGCACTCATGAGGTCAATCAGTAACTACAGCGGGCACCCGTACTCACGTGCTGCGCTGAGGCTTGCCCCTCTATTTTTCGTTCGGCCAGGTGTTCTGCGTGCTGCCGAATGGAGTGAGTTCGACCTAGACCGTGGTGTATGGTTTATTCCTGCAACCAAAATGAAGATTAGGCAGCCACACATCGTACCCCTCGCTCGTCAGGCTGTTGGAATCCTACGCTCAATGCACCAGCTTACCGGACATGCTAAGTATGTTTTCCCAAGTATTCGCGCAAAAGACCGCTGCATGAGTGAAAACACCATCAACGCAGCGCTGCGTGCGATGGGGTATAGCAAGGACATGATGACGGGACACGGTTTCCGAGCAATGGCACGTACGATTCTTGACGAGGTGCTTGGCGAGCGTGTCGACCTCATCGAGCATCAGCTTGCTCATGCGGTACGCGATGCAAATGGACGTGCGTATAACCGGACTACTCACCTCCCAGCTCGCATAGAGATGATGCAACGTTGGGCCGACTACTTGGATCAGATCGCCCTACCGCAAGCAACTTCCTAG
- a CDS encoding AlpA family phage regulatory protein: MQKLLRIWDIASTKDKSGQLPVSPSTVWRWVREGRFPKPFKLSNSVTVWDASMVEEFISKQAAPSSANEVKS; this comes from the coding sequence ATGCAAAAACTGCTACGAATTTGGGATATTGCCTCCACTAAGGACAAGTCAGGGCAGCTACCAGTTAGCCCTAGCACTGTATGGCGTTGGGTTCGCGAAGGCCGTTTCCCAAAGCCCTTCAAGTTGAGCAATTCGGTAACTGTGTGGGACGCATCCATGGTCGAAGAATTCATCTCAAAGCAGGCAGCCCCTAGCTCTGCAAATGAGGTGAAATCATGA
- a CDS encoding AAA family ATPase, whose translation MSLTLADDSMDDNGRRVPEVKYPLCQSSREDRFRLIPAGTFAKGPLPVSIIKGVLPQAELAVFYGASTAGKSFILIDMMGAIARGHSWRGITVKQRRVVYIVAEGVKGFRARLRAYSQRHGIDLDTVPFVVVTEPPNLLQQDDKALAASVKAWGGADIIIFDTLAQSTPGANENTSEGIGKALAHCKRLHRVTGAMIVLVAHTGKDASKGVRGWSGIRGAADVQIEVVCHGDQRAIKIDKQKDGKDGNEFGFRLEEVVIGQNDDGDDVTSCVVEHLMTMPVAARKKEPQSRNQALILRIASELLRSGKGPVSERDLIEACVSQMPRKESAGCDNRRRDLARAFMGLVAANLIDTRAGHVELK comes from the coding sequence ATGAGTCTCACGTTAGCTGACGATTCAATGGACGACAACGGTCGTCGCGTTCCAGAAGTGAAGTACCCATTATGTCAATCATCCCGAGAAGATAGGTTTAGGCTCATCCCTGCCGGCACTTTTGCGAAAGGGCCACTTCCAGTGTCGATCATCAAGGGTGTACTTCCACAGGCTGAGTTAGCGGTGTTTTACGGTGCATCAACTGCAGGTAAATCGTTCATACTTATCGACATGATGGGTGCAATCGCCAGAGGCCACTCATGGCGTGGCATAACGGTCAAGCAGCGTCGAGTAGTTTATATCGTCGCTGAGGGAGTTAAGGGTTTCCGCGCCCGTCTGAGGGCATACTCACAACGCCACGGGATTGACTTGGACACGGTCCCGTTTGTAGTGGTTACGGAACCACCTAACCTACTCCAGCAAGATGATAAGGCCTTGGCAGCTTCGGTTAAAGCATGGGGTGGGGCCGATATCATCATCTTTGATACGTTGGCTCAATCGACGCCAGGTGCAAACGAGAACACAAGCGAAGGCATCGGCAAGGCACTTGCCCACTGCAAGCGCCTTCATCGGGTGACTGGCGCAATGATTGTTCTCGTAGCCCACACTGGCAAAGATGCATCGAAGGGCGTTCGAGGATGGTCTGGCATCAGGGGAGCAGCTGACGTACAGATCGAAGTTGTATGTCATGGTGATCAGCGAGCAATCAAGATCGACAAGCAAAAAGACGGCAAGGATGGGAACGAATTTGGATTCCGACTTGAGGAAGTTGTAATTGGTCAGAACGATGATGGCGACGACGTAACTAGTTGTGTCGTCGAGCACCTTATGACCATGCCTGTGGCGGCACGCAAGAAGGAGCCCCAAAGTCGTAACCAAGCGTTGATTCTCCGCATTGCGAGCGAGCTGCTTAGGTCTGGCAAAGGGCCAGTGTCTGAAAGGGATCTGATCGAGGCATGTGTCAGTCAAATGCCAAGAAAAGAGTCTGCAGGATGCGACAACAGACGCCGCGACTTGGCAAGAGCTTTTATGGGTCTTGTAGCAGCGAACCTGATCGATACTCGTGCCGGACACGTAGAGTTGAAATAG